Proteins from a single region of Anastrepha ludens isolate Willacy chromosome 5, idAnaLude1.1, whole genome shotgun sequence:
- the LOC128864610 gene encoding BCL-6 corepressor-like protein 1 → MKLFICLAALLVASVYAGDTTAKKATVEAAASSASGKKVPLEKKLDKRGLLDLGYGYGHSGLDVGYIGHGGIEHGSGYGLISGHSGPAISYGHTGYASAGVARAPFLISQSADVHKTITVTKGIPVPVTVDRPYPVVHEKRVPVEVKVPVPQPYEVIRKVPVTVKEYVKVPIHVPQPYTVEKRVEVKVPVPVDRPYPVKVPVPQPYEVIKHVQVPVKVPVPQPYEVIKHVQVPVKVEVLVPQPYEVIKQVQVPVHVPVDRPVPVAVPKPYPVPVEKPYPVVVEKQVKVEVPVRVDRPYPVPVDRPYTVKVPVSVPQPYTVEKHVPYTVDRPVPVPVKVAIDRPYPVHVTRPVPVHVERPVAVPVPVPVVAGHSVVEHGPAIAIGGGGYGHDGGYGGHGFSSSGYGFSSVGHGYAHKKK, encoded by the exons atgaaattattt ATCTGTTTAGCCGCTTTGCTTGTGGCAAGCGTCTATGCGGGCGACACCACCGCCAAGAAGGCCACCGTTGAAGCTGCAGCCAGCTCAGCTTCGGGCAAGAAGGTGCCGCTTGAGAAGAAACTCGACAAGCGCGGTCTATTGGATCTCGGCTATGGCTATGGCCACTCCGGACTCGATGTTGGCTACATAGGTCATGGTGGTATTGAACATGGTAGTGGTTATGGACTTATAAGTGGTCACTCAGGACCCGCCATCTCGTACGGACATACTGGCTATGCGTCGGCGGGTGTTGCGCGTGCTCCCTTCCTTATCAGCCAATCGGCCGATGTACACAAGACCATCACCGTTACCAAAGGTATACCTGTGCCAGTGACCGTCGATCGTCCATACCCAGTAGTACATGAAAAACGTGTGCCCGTTGAGGTGAAAGTACCTGTGCCACAACCCTACGAAGTGATACGCAAGGTTCCCGTGACGGTGAAGGAATACGTTAAGGTGCCGATACATGTGCCACAACCCTACACCGTTGAGAAGCGCGTCGAAGTTAAAGTGCCCGTGCCCGTCGATCGTCCCTACCCAGTGAAGGTGCCCGTACCACAGCCTTACGAAGTAATCAAGCATGTGCAAGTACCAGTCAAAGTGCCCGTACCACAACCTTACGAGGTTATAAAACATGTGCAAGTACCCGTTAAGGTGGAAGTCCTAGTACCACAGCCCTACGAAGTCATCAAACAAGTGCAAGTACCCGTACATGTGCCAGTCGATCGCCCAGTGCCAGTTGCCGTACCCAAACCATACCCCGTACCTGTAGAGAAACCATACCCAGTTGTGGTGGAGAAGCAGGTCAAGGTTGAGGTGCCAGTGCGCGTCGACAGACCATACCCAGTGCCCGTCGATCGCCCTTATACCGTCAAGGTGCCCGTATCAGTGCCCCAGCCCTACACCGTTGAGAAGCACGTACCTTATACTGTAGATCGTCCAGTGCCAGTGCCCGTCAAGGTAGCTATCGATCGTCCCTATCCAGTTCATGTGACACGTCCCGTACCTGTGCATGTCGAGAGACCAGTAGCTGTGCCCGTACCCGTGCCAGTGGTAGCTGGACATTCGGTGGTCGAACATGGACCCGCCATTGCTATCGGCGGTGGTGGCTATGGACATGATGGCGGCTATGGAGGACACGGTTTCTCATCCAGCGGCTACGGATTCTCGTCCGTCGGACACGGTTATGCACATAAAAAGAAGTAA